The following proteins are co-located in the Pseudomonas antarctica genome:
- a CDS encoding DUF4442 domain-containing protein: MRKWLIERLGKARLLRWVMTLYPPYLGAGISVQHMSADFRHVKVRMGLGWYNRNYVGTQFGGSLYSMVDPFYMLLLMENLGRDYIVWDKAASIDFISPGKGPVYAEFSIDEALLDEIRGQTEGGEKYLPQLQVQIHDGSGTLVARVDKTLYVRRKPPARQA; this comes from the coding sequence ATGCGTAAGTGGTTGATCGAACGCTTGGGTAAAGCGCGGCTATTGCGTTGGGTCATGACCCTTTATCCGCCCTATCTGGGGGCGGGGATAAGCGTGCAGCACATGAGCGCCGACTTTCGTCACGTCAAAGTGCGCATGGGCCTGGGCTGGTACAACCGTAATTACGTCGGCACGCAATTTGGCGGCAGCCTGTATTCCATGGTCGACCCGTTCTACATGTTGCTGTTGATGGAGAACCTGGGTCGCGACTACATCGTCTGGGACAAGGCCGCGAGTATCGATTTCATCTCGCCGGGCAAAGGCCCGGTGTATGCCGAGTTTTCCATCGACGAGGCCTTGCTGGACGAGATTCGCGGACAGACCGAAGGGGGTGAGAAGTACTTGCCCCAGCTTCAGGTGCAGATTCATGACGGCTCCGGCACCTTGGTGGCGCGGGTCGACAAAACCCTTTACGTGCGGCGCAAGCCGCCAGCGAGACAGGCTTAA